In Lachnospiraceae bacterium, the DNA window GTAGATGTGATAAAAGAGATCGTAAAAAAAGGGACCCCTTTTCTGGGGATCTGTCTGGGACTGCAGCTGATGTTTGAAAGCAGCGAAGAAAGCCCTGGTGTAGAAGGTCTTGGACTGCTTCCGGGAAAGATCCTAAAGATACCGGAAGCACCGGGGATGAAAGTTCCACATATGGGCTGGAACTCCCTGAAAGTACGTCCGGATTCCAGATTGTTTCAGGACATTCCAGATGGCAGTTATGTATATTTTGTCCATTCCTATTATCTGAAAGCAGGATCAGAAGATATTGTAGCAGCTACTACGGAATACGGGACACATATTCACGCAGCAGTCGAGAAAGGAAACCTGTTCGCCTGCCAGTTCCATCCGGAAAAGAGCAGCCAGACAGGTCTTAAGATCCTTGAAAACTTC includes these proteins:
- the hisH gene encoding imidazole glycerol phosphate synthase subunit HisH is translated as MIAVIDYDAGNLKSVEKALAYLGETPVITRDREELLAADKVILPGVGAFGDAMERLHQYGLVDVIKEIVKKGTPFLGICLGLQLMFESSEESPGVEGLGLLPGKILKIPEAPGMKVPHMGWNSLKVRPDSRLFQDIPDGSYVYFVHSYYLKAGSEDIVAATTEYGTHIHAAVEKGNLFACQFHPEKSSQTGLKILENFIKLS